In Chitinophagaceae bacterium C216, the genomic stretch AAACGATATGCGGTTTGAAACGATAACCTAATATTATTCTCGGGCGCTACTCTAAAGACAGCACTAGCGCGGGGTGTAAATCGTTCTTTATAACCATCCCGTTTGTCGTAGCGGATAGAACCGGTTAGCTTCAGTATGTCATCAAAGAATCTTTTTTGCAGTTGCACATAACCACCGTATTCATTAATTTTAATACGTCCGGTGGTATCAGCAAAAATGGTACCTCTCGAGTTTAAGGAGTATACTCTATAAGACGCCCCCACAATAGCTTCAAAGATTTGAATATGCTCCGAAAGATTCCATTGCCCTTCGTAATGATAAAGATCAGAATTGTCGGCAAATTTAGCGCCCCCGTCTTTTATCGAAATTCTTTTAGCTCGAGCCAATGCACTGTCAAACTGAGGTGTTCCCGGTAGATATCGGCCGGCATCGGCGGCATTGCGAGCTGTAGCATGCGCTACCGAATCCGGGGCACCCTGCATTCGGGCTGCAGCATAAGTACCAGAATACAAACCAAACCAATCAGCATCGCTACGCCATTGTCTGTTAATATACAATGCCGCTGTAGTAGCAGTATAGGAATCTCCTGAATTCTCCTGAGTAGTATATGCCCTTAAAAACCAGTTTTTGCCTCTCAGTTCGGCTTTATATTGCCCTATCTGGAAGTTGAGTAACGAATATCTGTCCGCTCCCGTATATACCGATGTTCCTCTTCCCCAATAACCTACCAAAGAAGCTTCGATGTTATTGGTTATTTTATAATAAAGTCCTGCTGAAGTTTTTAAACTATAAGCATCATAATTCACCAAATCCTTTTCCGCATATCCTGTACGACTTACCAACTGTCCTCCAAAAATGTCATTTCTTAAACCAAAGTGAAAAGGTACCAAATTCGTAGCCGCAGGCCGTAAAGGTTCCGGCAATCCGGCAATCAGCATGCCTATTTGGTCTGGTGTTGCATTTGCAGGAAGTGTATTGAAAAGCGCCACAATATCCACTGCACCTCCGGTAGCTTCTAATATGCCTGCTCTAGTTTGTGCCTGAAAAGCTTGTGCAATACTAGCCATGCTGGCACTGGCTTCATCACCGAAGATGTTTACACCATCGTAGTTGGGGTCATTTTCTCTTGTACCTCCCGGCTTTAAAGAGCTGATTACATTATTTCTATTCAAGTCGCGAGTGTCATTAGCTACCCAATCATAAGCTTTCATATATGACGCAGATAGCTTGTAAGCAAACCTGTCTCCTATTTTTTGTCCCCAGCGAATCGCCCAATCGTGGAAAGGTCTTGCCTTGCTTTCAGGATCTCCCAGGTGCATAATTCCCTGTTTCAAGTTCACGCTTAGGCCATCGAATCTAAAAGGGCTTTTACTTGTCATTAGTAACGTACCGCTCATACCTCCCGACCCGTAAAGTGCAGAGGAAGCCCCGGACAAAAGCTCCACATTATCCACATCCATTTCAGTAATACCGATAACGTTTCCAACAGAAAAATTAAGGGCCGGCGCTTGGTTGTCCATACCATCTACTAGTTGATTAAATCGTAGATTACCGCTTCCGTTAAATCCACGTGTACTAAGCGTACGAAAGGTAATACTAGACGTAGTCATGTCTACCCCTTTAATGTTGGACAAGCCTTCATAAAAGTTAGGTGCGGCTGCATTTCGGATGGCAACATGATTAACCCGATCTACCGTTACCGGAGATTCCAAAATTCTTTCTGCCACGCGTGAAGCAGATACTACAACTTCCTGACCTAGATCCAGCTTTCGGGAAAGTAATACAGTGATCGGCTCCTCGCTATTCACTTCTATTTCTTGCGTAGCATATCCTACTGAAGAAATTTGAAGCTTTACCGGCAGCTGCGACACTTTTAATTCAAAAATACCTTTCGTATTGGTATAAGTGCCTTGATCGGTCTCACTTACAATTACGGAAGCATGAGCTACCACCTCCGAATCATCAGCGTTTTTAACTACACCCCTGATCACTTGTTGAGCATAGGAAAAAGCAGGGGTACTTAGCAAGGCTAATAGCACGAGCAATCGTTGTAGGGGTTTCATACGGACTAATTTTGAAGAAATTCAACATTAAGTTAACATTTGTTAGTTTTTCTACAAAAATTTTTAGTATAAAAAAATCCACAAGGACACTCGCAGCCATACTAATTCTTAATTATTTTCGCGGCATGTCAGATTTTAACTTCCCAGAGCAAACCCATTTTTATCGCGGTAAAGTAAGAGATGTATATACGATAAACGATCGTTTATTGGTGATGATAGCTTCAAATCGCATTTCGGCATTTGACGTCATCTTACCCCGACCCATTCCCTATAAAGGTCAGGTACTTAACCAAATTGCGGCATACATGTTAAATGCCACTAAAGATATCTGTAAGAATTGGTTACTAGAAACGCCTACTGCCAATAGTGCTCTTGGATATAAATGTACACCGTATAAAATAGAAATGGTAGTACGCGGCCACTTAACCGGCCACGCATGGCGCACTTACAATAGTGGTAAAAGAGAACTCTGCGGGGTGCCACTCCCGGAGGGCATGAAAGAAAACGATCCATTTGAAACTCCCATCATCACCCCAAGCACCAAGGCCAGTGAGGGACATGATGAGGATATCAGCAAGGACGAAATTATTGCCCAAGGATTGGCTACAGCCGAAGAATGGGCTCAATTGGAAACGTTAGCATTAGCCCTCTTTAAACGTGGTCAGGAACTGGCCGCTAAACAAGGATTGATACTGGTGGACACTAAATATGAGTTTGGCAAACTTAACGGCGAGATTGTACTGATGGACGAAGTGCATACGCCAGATAGCTCGAGATATTTTTATGCTGAAGGATTTGAAGAACGTCAACAAAAAGGCGAAAAGCAAAAACAGCTTAGCAAAGAGTTTGTTCGGGAATGGCTGATCGAAAATAATTTCATGGGCAAAGAGGGGCAACAAGTGCCAGAAATGACCGATGCATGGGTGCAAACGATTTCTAACCGATATATCGAGCTATACGAAAAAGTCATCGGCGAGAAGTTTCAACCACAAGATGTGACCGATGAGGAGCAGTATGAAAAAATTAGTGCTGCATTGAAACGCTACTAAATAAAATCATTGATGCATTTGAATAGAAATAACCCATGCCGAGAATGACATGGGTTGTTTGCTTATAAAAGCGTACTGATTTTATACCTCCTATTTATCCGGAATTTCAGGCTCCACAAGTTTGATAAGTTTTTCCAGCGATTCCTGCCATCCCAAGTAGCACATTTCAGCAGGGATAAAAGCGGGGAATCCATGTTGTTCAATTTTTAACTCAGTACCCACAGATACTTTTTTGAGCTCTATTTTAGTAGTCATAATATCTGGTAGATCAGGCTGGTCAAATTTTTCGGTTACTGTTAATGCTTCATTAGGTTTTACCAGCTCATAGGTTCCGGAGAATTGATGGCTGCTCCCGGTGGTAAAATTATGAAAAGACATCTTGAACCCGCCTTTTTCGCGCACATCCATTTCATGGACATTGCAAAGAAAACCATAAGGCGGATACCATGCCGCTATTGCTAATGGCTCTGTAAAAGCTCTATATACTTTTTCAGGAGAAGCTTTAATTACTCTGTGTAGTGAGATACTATTATTGGACATGACTAATCGTTTAGAGCCTACTCTTTTGGCTTTTCGGCTGCGCCCGTTTATTAAAGTGGTAGCTGCTCCACTGCTTTTCTTAAAGAAGGGCCTATCATTACAAAGTTGAACTTTATATACAACAGATACACGGGGCATACACGACAATTGTAGGGCTGATTACGTAATTGCAAGTCCCCCATTTACATCAGATATGGATACCACTTATTTAGCTATTTTTTATTTTTAATAAATGAAAAGACTAACAATAGTGAGTAGCTTCCTGCTATTAGGCACATATTTTCTTGCCGCACAGGAAGTGCAAATCATCGCAGAGGTGCCTGGCAAAAGTTTTAGAGGATTATCTATTTTCAAAAACACAATATGGATAAGCGGCTCTCAGGGTACTGTAGGACGCTCAGAGGATGGCGGAACCACCTGGCAGTGGCATACAGTAACGGGCTTTGAAAAAACAGATTTCCGAGATATTGAAGTATTGGATGAAAGCACAGCAGTAATAATGGGCATTGCTTCCCCAGCGTACATATTAAAAACTACTGATAGAGGAAAAAGCTGGCATAAAGTATATGAGAACAACCATCCTGATATTTTTCTGGATGCGATGGCTTTTAAAAATAAGAAAGAAGGTATTGTAATCGGCGACCCGATAGATAATAAAATATTTGTTGCCAAAACTAAAGATGGAGGTAATACTTGGCAGGAAAGCAATGTTCTAAACCTACCTCCCACACAACCCGGAGAAGCATTCTTCGCCGCCAGCGGCACTAATATTGTGTGGCATAAAAACAAGTATTACCTAGTTAGCGGCGGTAATGTATCACGCCTTTTTGTACACGATAAAATGCAGCTGTTACCCGTAGCTCAGGGCAGTGTTATGCGAGGTGCTAATAGCATTGCTATACGGGACAATCACATATGGATAGCTGCAGGCAATTACAATGATCTCAAAAATCAGGACAGTGCTTTTGTATACAGTAACGATGGAGGCAAAAGCTGGCACTATCCCCAAACCATGCCCGGAGGGTATCGAAGTTGTGTATGTGCCATTAACAAGAACACTTTAATCACCTGTGGAATTACAGGAGTCGACATCAGTTACGACGGAGGGAAAAATTGGCAATCGGTAAGCCCCATCAGCTTTAATGCATGCGCTTATAGCCAACAGGAAAATGCCGTATATTTAGTAGGTAATAATGGCAAAGTGGGGAAATTGCCATTATAGCTTCCCCACCAGCCAGTTCCGATCAGGTGGTTTCACAGGAAGGTTTGTTTAATGGTGTTTTTCATAGCTTAGCACACCTCTTTTATTGCTTGCGATAACCAAAAATATTACCCCTTCATGTGCATAGCAACGTGAAAATCATCATGTTTCACCCGGGAAAATTCCCGGTATATAATCGCCCTCAGTTTTTTATTTTTATGGTTAAAATCTCCTCATTATGACAAATGAACAATCCAAACAATGTAAAATCGAGTTTTATTTTACAAGGGAAAAAATTGAGCAATTATTAAAGGCAAATCCTCATGCTAAAGGCATTATTATAAGTCAGGAGATAAAAGTAAGACGCACTGCGGAGAACGGCACCCTTAATGTTGTTGAAATTAAAGCCCGTGCCGACAACGGTGCTCAAAAAGGTGGTAGCAGCATTCAAGCGGTATCCAAAGCTGCATCAGATGAAGTGGATGGCTGCCCTAACCCTCCCGGATGTGGTCCCGAAACACCTGATGAACCATAATGGATGGCTCCCGTAATGAAAGGGATAAAGGAAATATTAAATATTTTGGATAGCATAGGACCGGTTGTGGCTACGTTGCTGCTTTTCATCAACCGAAAGAAGTTATCCAGAGAGATGTATCCTATTATGTTTTTCTGCATTATTCAATTATGCTGCAACACCATTGCTACAATAATTGAAAAAGTATTTGACGGGAACAACTATTGGGTGTATAAAATCAACGCCACCACATCCTTCCTATGCCTTTCCTATCTCTTTCTAAAAAAACTGTTTCAAATAAGCAACATAGCGTTTTCACTATTTCTATTCGTATATGCAGTCATCAACATGCTGCTTCTATTTCAGGGAGACGGAATTTCCCAGTTCAACAGCACCAGTGCCGCTATTGAAAGTCTTGCGATTGTAAGCTTTTGCCTTTATTTCTTCTATGCAAGACTGATTAATACATCCGAGGAAATCAGCATTCCCGAGACCAGTATATTCTGGTGCATTGTAGGAATATTTACTTATTATGCCGGGGCTTTTTTTATTTTTATATCGTACAAGTATCTTATTCACAGCGATAGTGCTACGGTAGGAATTTTGTGGAGATTTCATAATATATTGCTGTTCATCTGTTGTGCGTATATTAGTTATGGCGTTTTATGCAAAAACTATCGAACGATATTATCGTAATTCTGAGCTCCTCGGCCTTTCTTTTTCTGATAACATTGTTTATCGTTTTCCTGTTAATGGCATACAAGCGCAGAGATTATAAACATCTACAGGAAAAACAACTATTGGAAGAACATTTTAACAATCAGCTGCTACGCTCTCAAATAGAAGTACAAGAACAAACCTTTATGCAGATCGGGAAGGAACTTCATGACAATGTGGGACAATTGCTAAGCACTTCGCGCATGCTTATCGGACTTGCAGAACGAAGTATGACATCGCCGCCTGATGCGCTGTTCACTGCTAATGCTACGCTTGGAAAAGCGATTAGTGAATTGCGTTCACTTTCCAAATCACTTGATAAAGAGTGGCTGTCGCAGTTTAATCTCATCGAAAACTTGAAAAATGAAATTACTCGAATAAATGCCACAGCCACTATTCACGCTTCTTTACAAGTAACCCATCAGCCGGCACTACCCTCTTCCAAGCAAATTATCCTTTTTCGCATTATTCAAGAGGCTATACAAAATGCTATTAAACATAGTGGCTGTGACAAACTCATCATCAGTCTATCGAAACAAGATGGACACCTTGTAATCACCGTATATGACAACGGGAAAGGTTTTCAAGCAGAAGTATGTGAAAAAGGCTTAGGATTAAAAAATATGGAATCCCGCACACAGCTGCTGGGAGGCAAGATCAATTTTATATCCGAACCCGGTAACACTACCATTACCATACATATACCTGAAAACAAAAATCACTATGAAAACTAAAATAGGACTTGTCGACGATCATCAACTTTTTTTAAAATCTCTGAGTTTGCTCTTAGAAAGCTTTAATACCTATGAAGTTGTTCTGGAAGCTTTAAACGGGAAGGATTTGCAAGAAAAAATAAAAGGCAGAAAAGAGCTGCCCGATATCATCCTGATTGATGTAAATATGCCCGTGATGAATGGCATTGAAACTACTCGATGGCTTACAGAAAACTATCCATCCATTAAACCGGCAGCTTTAACCATGAATGCTGATGACAACACCATTATATCTATGTTTAAAGCCGGCTGTTGTGGCTATCTGTTAAAAGACACCCATCCTAATGAATTGGAGAAGGCTTTAGAAGAAATAGACAAAAAAGGTTATTATAATGCTGATGCCTGTAATATTAACTTCAGAAGGATTCTAATGAAGGCTGATGAGATAGGAGAATTACAACTCACTCCGAAAGAGCTGACTTTTCTGCAGTACGCTTGCAGCGAACTCACCTATAAGCAAATTGCGGCAGCCATGAATTTAAGCGAACGCACCATTGACGGCTACCGTGAGACTTTATTCAAAAAGTTTAATGTACAAAGCCGCGTAGGGCTTTGCTTGGAAGCTATCAGAAAAGAATTGGTGAAATTATAAAATATTTTAAAGTGGATAAACCCAATCTCCATTTATCAAGATAAGCTATTTAGCAGATCCTTGAGTTGGCGCACTGAAGAAGTATTTACCGAATAATGATTATTCTCCGTACTATCGGCAAAAGCTTTTGGGAAAAAGCCCATCTTACTATGCTGTAGCTCACGTAGAGAGGTGTGAAACTCTCGACAGCCGGTCTTTTGAGCAAGAGTTGCTACATTTTCGGCACGCACCCCACTACCCGGCATAATAATAATTCTGCCTGCCGCGATGCGGTTCAGCTCTGCAATCAATTCCACCCCTTCGGGAGCTGTCAACTGTTGACCACTAGTCAGAATTCTTTCACAGCCTATTTCTATCAATTGCTCAAGTGCTCTATACGGATCTACACATCTATCAAATGCACGATGAAAGGTTACTTTCAAAGGGTGCACTGCCTCAACAATCCGGGCCGTACGCTCCACATCTATACTACCATCTCTTTTTAAGAATCCTACTACCACACCATCACACTGAAGTTCTTTACATTGTAGCGCATCTTGATACATACAATCATATTCCTCATCAGTATAAAAGAAATCGCCACCCCGCACCCGTATGATGGGATAAATTAGCGTAGAAGGAAATTGTTCCCGACATTTTTTTATGACCCCAAACGACTGGGTAGTCCCCCCCTCACCCAGATTAGCGCAAAGCTCTATACGATCTGCACCTCCAGCTACTGCATTCTTAGTAGATTCAAAATCAGAAGTAGCAATTTCGAGTATATATGCCAAAATTTCTAAAATTTAAGAGTGTTCAATAATTAGTGAAACCAGCTTTTTACCTCCACCAATTTTTCGGTAGTTACAGTTTTTATGGCATAATTAAAACCTTTATGTAGTGCATAAGCACCCACTACACCATACTTGTTAATTGCAAGGAAAGCTACTTGTATTTTTCGAGCATCCTCTCCTTTAATTTTTACGATACGCTCAATTACTTTCTGGCAGGCCACTTCAGGACCATACCCCTGACGCATATATGCAACTACACTACTAGAGCCTGCCACACGAATAATATCTTCACCCTGACCGGTAGCTGTGCATGCCCCTACTTCTCCATCCACGTACAATCCAGCACCGATAATGGGAGAATCTCCTACTCTACCCCTCATTTTAAATCCCATACCACTGGTCGTACAACTTCCGGCTAGGCGTCCCTGCGCATCTAACGCCACCATTCCAATGGTATCATGATTCCACTCTCCGTTTATCTGAGCTGGTGCAAACGGTCCGTGTGACTGATTCTCCCGGTTAATCTGCGGCTCATATTTCGAATTTCGCAACCACTCCTCATATGCTTTTGCAGCCTCTGATGAAAGTTGTTGTGGCTCTAAAGGG encodes the following:
- the btuB_6 gene encoding Vitamin B12 transporter BtuB, with product MKPLQRLLVLLALLSTPAFSYAQQVIRGVVKNADDSEVVAHASVIVSETDQGTYTNTKGIFELKVSQLPVKLQISSVGYATQEIEVNSEEPITVLLSRKLDLGQEVVVSASRVAERILESPVTVDRVNHVAIRNAAAPNFYEGLSNIKGVDMTTSSITFRTLSTRGFNGSGNLRFNQLVDGMDNQAPALNFSVGNVIGITEMDVDNVELLSGASSALYGSGGMSGTLLMTSKSPFRFDGLSVNLKQGIMHLGDPESKARPFHDWAIRWGQKIGDRFAYKLSASYMKAYDWVANDTRDLNRNNVISSLKPGGTRENDPNYDGVNIFGDEASASMASIAQAFQAQTRAGILEATGGAVDIVALFNTLPANATPDQIGMLIAGLPEPLRPAATNLVPFHFGLRNDIFGGQLVSRTGYAEKDLVNYDAYSLKTSAGLYYKITNNIEASLVGYWGRGTSVYTGADRYSLLNFQIGQYKAELRGKNWFLRAYTTQENSGDSYTATTAALYINRQWRSDADWFGLYSGTYAAARMQGAPDSVAHATARNAADAGRYLPGTPQFDSALARAKRISIKDGGAKFADNSDLYHYEGQWNLSEHIQIFEAIVGASYRVYSLNSRGTIFADTTGRIKINEYGGYVQLQKRFFDDILKLTGSIRYDKRDGYKERFTPRASAVFRVAPENNIRLSFQTAYRFPSTQDQWINLNTPGSRLIGGDPSFIQYFGFDVNPVYTSESVAAYRASIAGGTPNPALLQQATFSSVRPEQMSSFEIGYRGLLTPQLLIDVYGYRSRFKDFIARVAVARGSSGNPANAAVDLASPFTSENFSFVTNTDVNVTSYGWGIGGEYRFYKGYTLAANFSSDVLKDVPDGFIAFFNTPKYRYNISVSNEAVTRNLGFNVLYRWQDKVDWQGTFGSGPIPAYGTLDAQVSYRILPAKIIIKLGGSNVLNKYYYSAFGNPRVGGLYYISLGYNL
- the purC gene encoding Phosphoribosylaminoimidazole-succinocarboxamide synthase codes for the protein MSDFNFPEQTHFYRGKVRDVYTINDRLLVMIASNRISAFDVILPRPIPYKGQVLNQIAAYMLNATKDICKNWLLETPTANSALGYKCTPYKIEMVVRGHLTGHAWRTYNSGKRELCGVPLPEGMKENDPFETPIITPSTKASEGHDEDISKDEIIAQGLATAEEWAQLETLALALFKRGQELAAKQGLILVDTKYEFGKLNGEIVLMDEVHTPDSSRYFYAEGFEERQQKGEKQKQLSKEFVREWLIENNFMGKEGQQVPEMTDAWVQTISNRYIELYEKVIGEKFQPQDVTDEEQYEKISAALKRY
- the hcf136 gene encoding Ycf48-like protein is translated as MKRLTIVSSFLLLGTYFLAAQEVQIIAEVPGKSFRGLSIFKNTIWISGSQGTVGRSEDGGTTWQWHTVTGFEKTDFRDIEVLDESTAVIMGIASPAYILKTTDRGKSWHKVYENNHPDIFLDAMAFKNKKEGIVIGDPIDNKIFVAKTKDGGNTWQESNVLNLPPTQPGEAFFAASGTNIVWHKNKYYLVSGGNVSRLFVHDKMQLLPVAQGSVMRGANSIAIRDNHIWIAAGNYNDLKNQDSAFVYSNDGGKSWHYPQTMPGGYRSCVCAINKNTLITCGITGVDISYDGGKNWQSVSPISFNACAYSQQENAVYLVGNNGKVGKLPL
- the vraS gene encoding Sensor protein VraS; its protein translation is MQKLSNDIIVILSSSAFLFLITLFIVFLLMAYKRRDYKHLQEKQLLEEHFNNQLLRSQIEVQEQTFMQIGKELHDNVGQLLSTSRMLIGLAERSMTSPPDALFTANATLGKAISELRSLSKSLDKEWLSQFNLIENLKNEITRINATATIHASLQVTHQPALPSSKQIILFRIIQEAIQNAIKHSGCDKLIISLSKQDGHLVITVYDNGKGFQAEVCEKGLGLKNMESRTQLLGGKINFISEPGNTTITIHIPENKNHYEN
- the degU gene encoding Transcriptional regulatory protein DegU; the encoded protein is MKTKIGLVDDHQLFLKSLSLLLESFNTYEVVLEALNGKDLQEKIKGRKELPDIILIDVNMPVMNGIETTRWLTENYPSIKPAALTMNADDNTIISMFKAGCCGYLLKDTHPNELEKALEEIDKKGYYNADACNINFRRILMKADEIGELQLTPKELTFLQYACSELTYKQIAAAMNLSERTIDGYRETLFKKFNVQSRVGLCLEAIRKELVKL
- the cutC gene encoding Copper homeostasis protein CutC, with the translated sequence MAYILEIATSDFESTKNAVAGGADRIELCANLGEGGTTQSFGVIKKCREQFPSTLIYPIIRVRGGDFFYTDEEYDCMYQDALQCKELQCDGVVVGFLKRDGSIDVERTARIVEAVHPLKVTFHRAFDRCVDPYRALEQLIEIGCERILTSGQQLTAPEGVELIAELNRIAAGRIIIMPGSGVRAENVATLAQKTGCREFHTSLRELQHSKMGFFPKAFADSTENNHYSVNTSSVRQLKDLLNSLS
- a CDS encoding N(4)-(Beta-N-acetylglucosaminyl)-L-asparaginase, producing the protein MNRKKFLQLSALTGVFGVLGSKTLAQTDAINGPVVVSTWDAGLRANKGAWEVLGKGGSALDAVEKGVMVTEDEINCCVGLGANPDRDGIVTLDASIMDHQFNCGSVAFLERIKHPIAVARRVMEKTPHVMLVGSGAQQFAVAEGFPLEPQQLSSEAAKAYEEWLRNSKYEPQINRENQSHGPFAPAQINGEWNHDTIGMVALDAQGRLAGSCTTSGMGFKMRGRVGDSPIIGAGLYVDGEVGACTATGQGEDIIRVAGSSSVVAYMRQGYGPEVACQKVIERIVKIKGEDARKIQVAFLAINKYGVVGAYALHKGFNYAIKTVTTEKLVEVKSWFH